From Qingrenia yutianensis, a single genomic window includes:
- a CDS encoding Gfo/Idh/MocA family oxidoreductase → MMYLSLFTDEFYQDVYEVLPKVAAWGMKYVDFRAMINGKPIEKQSVEELKKLKSTLDSLGLKTGVIQSSLCKVHLPDADGVKAEMEKLDGIIRASEILDCNLVRSFFFWQHNQNDPACGELAMRPDALAKVLEMFDPFAKKAKEAGLILGFENCGATPDEVICVLNALNNPDWGMAWDVSNMFELLPEAKGDCVGYFTKALKYANMIHVKSRGVSDIPEIDCKKVPWDRVLAGAAVTGKNMPVSIETHVPSSTGLSGEEVTKRCYDYLKKVWPSAAPADMATALSPKISFERPYADNPVKFVVVGLGMGKERCKQISETNGLKLVGVCDINEQKAKEVGEQFSVPYSADINVFLENPEVEVMYIVTPTGTHCEIAKQCLNAGKHVLTTKPMDATYQACDEAIKLAKEKNLMLGVDFDLHFRGPLTELKLAVDNGYFGKILSANMVLNVHRTQEYYNENGGWRGTWALDGGGALSNQGIHEINRLITVLGVPDKVRAVIKTQTFDIEAEDMGMSEWIYNNGCVARVSSTTSLIAPTWYTKFEIIGEKGAYIQCMGGPEGGHTYWWTDGKWTENAPYPYKREWRQGSDNFAYCLRTGDKLKVTAEDGRISRYVLDKMYESAKNGEGWVEIENGGKCPEM, encoded by the coding sequence ATGATGTATTTATCACTGTTTACCGACGAGTTTTATCAGGACGTATATGAAGTATTGCCGAAAGTTGCAGCATGGGGAATGAAATATGTTGACTTCCGCGCTATGATTAACGGCAAACCTATTGAAAAACAGAGCGTTGAGGAGTTAAAAAAGCTTAAATCGACGCTGGACAGTCTCGGACTCAAAACGGGAGTTATTCAGTCGTCCTTATGCAAAGTGCATCTTCCCGATGCTGACGGTGTTAAGGCTGAAATGGAAAAGCTTGACGGAATAATCAGAGCGTCCGAAATTCTTGACTGCAATCTTGTGCGCTCGTTCTTTTTCTGGCAGCACAATCAAAACGACCCCGCGTGCGGTGAGCTTGCTATGCGTCCCGACGCGCTTGCAAAGGTTTTGGAAATGTTTGACCCGTTCGCGAAAAAGGCGAAAGAGGCAGGTCTTATTTTAGGATTTGAAAACTGCGGTGCAACACCCGACGAGGTAATATGCGTGCTTAACGCTTTGAACAATCCCGACTGGGGTATGGCGTGGGACGTATCGAATATGTTCGAGCTTTTGCCCGAGGCAAAGGGCGACTGCGTTGGTTACTTCACAAAAGCATTGAAATATGCAAATATGATTCACGTTAAATCGCGCGGTGTCAGCGACATTCCCGAAATCGACTGCAAAAAGGTTCCGTGGGACAGGGTTCTTGCCGGTGCGGCGGTTACAGGCAAAAATATGCCCGTTTCGATAGAAACACACGTTCCCTCGTCTACCGGTCTTTCGGGCGAGGAGGTTACAAAACGATGCTACGATTATCTTAAAAAGGTGTGGCCGTCTGCCGCTCCTGCGGATATGGCAACCGCTCTTTCTCCGAAAATAAGCTTTGAGCGCCCGTATGCGGACAATCCCGTGAAATTTGTGGTTGTCGGCTTGGGAATGGGAAAAGAAAGGTGCAAGCAGATTTCCGAAACTAATGGCTTAAAGCTTGTCGGTGTATGCGATATCAACGAGCAGAAGGCAAAAGAAGTGGGCGAGCAGTTTAGCGTTCCTTACAGCGCGGATATAAACGTATTTTTGGAAAATCCTGAGGTTGAGGTTATGTATATCGTAACACCCACAGGCACGCACTGCGAGATTGCAAAACAGTGTCTTAATGCCGGAAAACACGTTTTGACAACAAAGCCTATGGACGCAACATATCAGGCGTGCGACGAGGCAATAAAGCTTGCAAAAGAAAAAAATCTTATGCTCGGAGTAGACTTTGACCTGCATTTTCGCGGACCTCTTACCGAATTGAAACTGGCGGTTGACAACGGATATTTCGGCAAAATTCTGTCGGCAAATATGGTGCTCAACGTGCACAGAACACAGGAATATTACAACGAAAACGGCGGCTGGAGAGGAACTTGGGCTTTGGACGGCGGCGGTGCTTTGAGCAATCAGGGCATTCACGAAATAAACCGTCTTATAACGGTTCTCGGCGTTCCCGACAAGGTTCGCGCTGTTATAAAAACTCAGACGTTCGACATTGAGGCTGAAGATATGGGAATGTCGGAGTGGATTTACAACAACGGCTGTGTTGCACGCGTTTCGTCAACAACGTCGCTTATTGCGCCGACCTGGTATACAAAATTTGAAATTATCGGCGAAAAAGGCGCGTACATTCAGTGTATGGGCGGACCCGAGGGCGGTCATACATATTGGTGGACGGACGGAAAATGGACGGAAAACGCACCTTATCCGTACAAAAGAGAGTGGCGTCAGGGAAGCGACAATTTTGCATATTGTCTGCGCACGGGCGATAAACTTAAGGTTACGGCGGAGGACGGCAGAATTTCGCGTTATGTTCTCGACAAAATGTATGAAAGCGCGAAAAACGGCGAAGGCTGGGTTGAAATAGAAAACGGCGGAAAATGCCCTGAAATGTAA
- a CDS encoding glycyl-radical enzyme activating protein, giving the protein MEGYITDIQRFSLNDGDGIRTTVFFKGCNMHCTWCHNPETIEFKNNVLLYQNNCIGCGRCFKVCAQGAHITENGVHKIDYSKCVSCGECVDKCYAEALKFSAKKMTSDEVLAQIVQDIPYYEQSDGGVTLSGGEVFCQTEFADEIISKCRLRKIKTAVETNLCHDFDKIEKTLAKLDLIMFDIKLFDGETHKKYTDADNKIIFENAKKADKLGIPIIVRTPLIPDVTDGAENLKNIAEFVKTLKNARYYELLNFNPLGGSKYKAMDKNNDFASAKPFSQNRLDEIKNALSGYNVKIG; this is encoded by the coding sequence ATGGAAGGATATATTACCGATATACAAAGATTTTCGTTAAACGACGGTGACGGAATAAGAACGACGGTGTTTTTTAAAGGCTGTAATATGCACTGCACCTGGTGTCATAACCCGGAAACCATTGAGTTTAAAAACAACGTTCTTTTGTATCAGAATAACTGCATAGGGTGCGGACGGTGTTTCAAAGTTTGCGCCCAAGGTGCGCACATTACAGAAAACGGCGTTCACAAAATTGATTATTCAAAATGCGTGTCCTGCGGTGAGTGCGTCGATAAATGCTATGCCGAGGCGCTGAAATTTTCAGCAAAAAAGATGACGTCCGACGAGGTTTTGGCGCAAATTGTGCAGGATATTCCGTATTACGAGCAGTCGGACGGCGGTGTTACGCTCTCTGGCGGTGAGGTGTTTTGCCAGACGGAATTTGCTGATGAAATTATATCAAAATGCCGTTTGAGAAAAATAAAAACCGCCGTCGAAACAAACCTTTGTCACGATTTTGACAAAATTGAAAAAACACTTGCAAAGCTTGATTTAATTATGTTTGACATAAAGCTTTTTGACGGCGAAACGCACAAAAAATATACCGACGCGGACAATAAAATAATTTTTGAAAACGCGAAAAAGGCGGATAAGCTCGGTATTCCGATTATCGTGAGAACGCCGTTAATCCCGGACGTTACGGACGGCGCGGAAAACCTTAAAAACATTGCAGAGTTTGTAAAAACGCTTAAAAATGCGAGATATTACGAGCTTTTGAATTTCAATCCGCTCGGCGGTTCAAAATATAAGGCAATGGATAAAAACAACGATTTTGCGTCCGCAAAGCCGTTTTCGCAAAACAGGCTTGACGAAATTAAAAACGCGCTTTCTGGATATAACGTAAAAATAGGGTAG
- a CDS encoding DUF2075 domain-containing protein codes for MNVSPRCLFNSDFSSFLYKDIDSVFGTLCNNYHGDALLQESRGNQKIVPILVATNFPSNSTDIRMSVYDDRVVNPLVTGKNGILDLITKVIYRFPNESPVNSNWVISPYAPTPTIIEADKVSTDTTIQYIIDVIQKSKANGEKSICFVTGVPGAGKTLVGLDVAVRQTYQGNDEPVEDEGAVYLSGNGPLVAVLNEALAQDNYKKCRDRNERKNLSDSRREVGKFIQIIHRYRDNMLAKIKNPVENGVLEIDTAKAVEQEKAGYGEIEHIAIFESQPRILCKVFTKPPR; via the coding sequence GTGAATGTAAGCCCACGTTGCCTATTTAATAGTGATTTTTCATCATTTTTATATAAAGATATTGATTCTGTTTTTGGAACACTGTGCAATAACTATCACGGTGACGCCTTACTACAAGAGAGTCGTGGAAATCAGAAAATTGTACCGATTTTGGTTGCTACAAATTTTCCAAGCAATTCTACGGATATTCGCATGTCAGTTTACGACGACAGGGTTGTTAATCCTCTCGTTACCGGAAAAAACGGCATACTTGATTTAATAACAAAAGTAATATACAGATTTCCAAATGAGTCACCTGTAAATAGTAACTGGGTTATTAGCCCTTATGCACCTACACCAACAATAATTGAGGCTGATAAAGTCTCCACTGATACAACAATTCAATATATTATAGATGTGATTCAAAAAAGTAAGGCAAATGGAGAGAAAAGCATTTGTTTTGTAACGGGGGTTCCCGGTGCAGGGAAAACACTGGTGGGGTTAGATGTCGCGGTTCGTCAAACGTATCAGGGTAACGATGAGCCGGTGGAAGATGAAGGCGCAGTTTATCTTTCCGGAAACGGGCCCTTGGTAGCAGTGTTAAATGAAGCGCTCGCACAAGATAATTATAAAAAATGCAGAGACAGAAATGAAAGAAAAAATCTATCAGATTCTCGCCGCGAGGTAGGAAAATTTATACAGATTATCCATAGATACCGCGATAACATGTTAGCAAAAATAAAGAATCCTGTTGAAAATGGCGTTTTAGAGATTGATACGGCGAAAGCTGTGGAGCAGGAAAAGGCAGGATACGGCGAAATTGAACATATTGCAATTTTTGAAAGTCAACCCCGAATTTTGTGTAAAGTCTTTACGAAGCCTCCAAGATGA
- a CDS encoding stalk domain-containing protein, which translates to MKRVLALILIISFFPNICFAQNLWQNKFSNDYGDYLYFDSSEVNNLKRTYNNFTCSDNDNYIELSRLDYQNKDRTDYIYMEKSTDGECWINIDINKNYRARSSKKYDYFLLEADIKSEVKGAKTFIFMLNGTTPVLQLHTDGYLYSKGTKLNKSIVSTEWTNVKAAVDIPNKLVDIYINGALAISITLVTFKTDELTSVKTNMVQGNGNFYIDNYRITGLDFKYQNGTEQKSSIFGDYLNEKKFLNDKTAFSRYGNYFVRGNEHFPLSEKVLFENGAIYASADDFKRAFDANAVYDKTTDTVLLGNLKIGADGKVYQNGKVTKTLEKSFVIRENKVYFPVDVFCIEVLGKKTAYDEKTGLIVIADSDVSISNDNWDYFSMRDSSARITQFNNLDLLNNFVMYERPTVQKLYDDAINSGSLNVHPRIILNAQKIDEMKENIQTDAEFKKLYDRFMQKAEAKLKENVTEYEFSDNIRMAKLSAVNIMYLALAWNLTGDERYLEKGWLELKSVAEFPDYNLASIIFSGIANELLAIGYDWLYNGLSEQRREFIENALFNKALKPLADGYYGRIFARGDDWSTLKWASNMNAVANTGAICASAALFDKYPDYCLDVISKAVQSLEYTMVMYAPDGAWNEGLWYWHYCATFLGVGLCALKSVFSSTYGLENAQGFDKTQYAVMALIGPCGINNFGDAEFEKVSSYISFGLISQCTGNDFLGAVRVNSLLSNENETVLPVDILSYKKHSDASYPNEKVTKISCGEIFTARKDYDINSQNLYFSTHFGTSSGYHQHNDTGTFVYDILGERWAEDLGWEDYKVQNTYGYSASDIYRMRAEGHNVLVINPSSEPGQKAKRFVPIKNYGSSENEAFVTADLSELYENSQSVKMGYFIGDNMQSVTARYEIECSENTEIYWFMHTKADINIENGGAYLTKNGKKIYLRFECENASAEISKMKAEPLPTSPQIDVQNKNTEYSKVAVKLMGKGKMTLTVKLSPIEITNIKNDSLDNWKTE; encoded by the coding sequence GTGAAAAGAGTTTTGGCTTTGATACTTATAATTTCGTTTTTTCCCAATATATGCTTTGCCCAAAATTTATGGCAAAATAAGTTTAGCAACGATTACGGAGATTATCTGTATTTTGACAGCAGTGAGGTTAACAACTTAAAAAGAACATACAACAACTTTACTTGTTCCGACAATGACAATTATATCGAACTTTCGCGGCTCGATTATCAGAATAAAGACCGTACCGATTATATTTATATGGAAAAAAGCACCGACGGCGAATGTTGGATAAACATTGATATAAACAAAAACTACCGTGCGCGGAGCAGTAAAAAATATGATTACTTTTTGCTTGAGGCAGATATAAAATCGGAGGTAAAAGGTGCAAAAACGTTCATTTTTATGCTCAACGGCACAACGCCCGTCTTACAGCTTCACACCGACGGATATTTATACAGCAAAGGCACAAAGCTAAACAAAAGTATCGTCAGTACAGAGTGGACCAACGTGAAAGCCGCGGTGGATATACCGAATAAACTGGTCGATATTTATATCAACGGCGCACTTGCGATAAGCATTACGCTTGTTACGTTCAAAACCGATGAACTTACGAGCGTAAAAACCAATATGGTGCAGGGAAACGGCAATTTTTATATTGACAACTACCGCATAACGGGGCTTGATTTTAAGTATCAGAACGGCACGGAACAAAAAAGCAGTATTTTCGGAGATTACTTAAATGAGAAGAAATTTTTAAACGATAAAACGGCATTTTCACGGTACGGAAATTATTTTGTGCGCGGTAATGAGCATTTTCCGCTTTCAGAGAAAGTTTTATTTGAAAACGGCGCTATATATGCCTCGGCAGATGATTTTAAGCGGGCTTTTGATGCAAATGCGGTGTATGACAAAACAACCGATACAGTGTTGCTCGGAAACTTAAAAATCGGCGCGGACGGAAAAGTGTATCAAAACGGAAAGGTGACAAAAACACTTGAAAAAAGCTTTGTAATCCGTGAAAATAAAGTATATTTTCCGGTTGATGTTTTTTGCATCGAAGTGTTGGGAAAGAAAACGGCATATGACGAAAAAACGGGACTTATTGTGATAGCGGACAGTGACGTTTCAATATCAAACGACAACTGGGATTATTTTTCTATGCGTGACAGTTCCGCAAGAATTACGCAGTTTAACAATCTTGACTTGCTTAACAATTTTGTTATGTATGAGCGTCCGACGGTGCAAAAGCTTTATGACGACGCAATAAATTCAGGCTCGCTTAACGTTCATCCGAGAATAATTTTAAATGCACAAAAAATTGACGAAATGAAAGAAAATATCCAAACAGACGCGGAATTTAAAAAGCTTTATGACAGGTTTATGCAAAAAGCCGAGGCAAAGCTCAAAGAAAATGTTACGGAATATGAATTTTCAGACAATATCCGTATGGCAAAGCTTTCGGCGGTAAATATTATGTATCTTGCGCTTGCGTGGAATTTGACGGGCGACGAGCGTTATTTGGAAAAAGGCTGGCTGGAGCTTAAATCGGTCGCGGAATTTCCCGACTATAATCTTGCGTCGATAATTTTCAGCGGAATTGCAAACGAACTTTTGGCAATAGGTTATGACTGGCTTTATAACGGACTTTCCGAGCAAAGGCGCGAGTTTATTGAAAACGCACTTTTTAATAAAGCGTTAAAACCGCTTGCGGACGGATATTACGGCAGAATTTTTGCGCGCGGTGACGACTGGAGCACTCTCAAATGGGCATCGAATATGAACGCGGTTGCAAACACGGGAGCAATCTGCGCGTCTGCTGCGCTTTTTGACAAATATCCCGATTACTGCCTTGATGTGATTTCCAAAGCTGTGCAGAGCCTCGAATACACAATGGTTATGTACGCTCCCGACGGTGCGTGGAATGAAGGCTTGTGGTATTGGCACTATTGTGCAACGTTTCTGGGTGTCGGTCTTTGCGCGCTTAAATCCGTCTTTTCAAGTACATACGGACTGGAAAATGCACAGGGATTTGACAAGACGCAGTATGCGGTAATGGCGCTTATCGGGCCTTGCGGTATAAATAATTTCGGCGACGCGGAATTTGAAAAAGTGTCGTCATACATTTCGTTCGGCTTGATTTCGCAGTGCACGGGAAATGATTTCCTTGGCGCAGTAAGGGTAAACTCTCTTTTAAGCAACGAAAACGAAACGGTTTTGCCTGTTGATATTCTTTCTTATAAAAAACATTCTGATGCAAGCTATCCAAACGAAAAAGTTACAAAAATTTCGTGCGGTGAAATTTTTACCGCGCGCAAAGATTATGATATAAACTCGCAAAATCTTTATTTTTCAACGCATTTCGGAACGTCGAGCGGATATCATCAGCACAATGACACCGGCACATTTGTTTATGACATTTTAGGCGAGCGCTGGGCGGAGGATTTGGGCTGGGAGGATTATAAAGTGCAGAATACCTACGGTTATTCCGCGTCGGATATCTACCGTATGCGCGCCGAGGGACACAATGTGCTTGTAATAAATCCGTCGTCCGAACCGGGGCAGAAAGCGAAGCGTTTTGTTCCGATAAAAAATTACGGTTCAAGCGAAAATGAGGCGTTTGTAACCGCGGATTTATCTGAGCTTTACGAAAATAGCCAAAGCGTGAAAATGGGATATTTTATCGGTGACAATATGCAGAGCGTTACGGCGCGGTATGAAATTGAGTGCAGTGAAAATACCGAAATATACTGGTTTATGCACACAAAAGCGGATATAAATATCGAAAACGGCGGTGCTTATCTTACCAAAAACGGCAAAAAAATATATCTGCGTTTTGAATGTGAAAACGCAAGCGCCGAGATTTCAAAAATGAAAGCGGAACCGCTCCCGACATCGCCGCAGATTGATGTGCAAAACAAAAACACGGAGTATTCAAAAGTTGCGGTAAAGCTTATGGGAAAAGGAAAAATGACGCTTACAGTAAAGCTTTCGCCGATTGAAATAACAAATATTAAAAACGACAGTTTGGATAACTGGAAAACAGAATAG
- a CDS encoding glycosyl hydrolase family 28 protein — protein sequence MINIKKAPNGAVLSDKWEVFANGEKLGVFVALCPDGKPYSIPPKRVTDEFDGCNYGGTTTVKTYFVQFEADENVKIEILCGDNISAFKIKPESYKKSLRKTENGIEFDISPDEYLTVEKNGDIFGTLQIFCNKPIEKDKNFENIIAFDEGYHTAENCGFIHLNEHGAPVIDNISDNTLIYIPNGAVVCASIVLTGAKNVKICGNGIISLVERCDGAENNFDGEFFYGGRRKCALSNIFVKSGCENIEISGVTLNCEFRGIVLRNTKNVKIDRVKIFTSCVNSDAINTVNIADVSIKNSYIRCGDDCFAVFTSQDDIDFLADADYKNPSKRSENIEISDCIMSTNCRAFMIGGHGTGDENPHNMIKNITAHNIEIIEVANNLFVDDKEHSRYWSGIFRILSQSGQYIENISFENINVNWTKGYNGKAFHIEIRSDETASYTEKKGYRIENVKFNNIAFLNCPENVQKSLISSAIDDDENAEIVNISFENVTYDNIR from the coding sequence ATGATAAATATAAAAAAAGCGCCGAACGGCGCGGTATTGTCGGACAAATGGGAGGTTTTTGCGAACGGTGAAAAGCTTGGCGTTTTCGTTGCGCTTTGTCCTGACGGCAAGCCGTATTCCATTCCGCCCAAACGCGTCACAGATGAATTTGACGGTTGCAATTACGGCGGTACAACCACGGTTAAAACGTATTTTGTACAGTTCGAGGCAGACGAAAATGTTAAAATCGAAATTTTGTGCGGTGATAACATTTCCGCGTTCAAAATTAAGCCCGAAAGTTACAAAAAATCCTTGCGAAAAACCGAAAATGGTATTGAATTTGACATCTCGCCCGACGAATATCTGACTGTTGAAAAGAACGGCGATATTTTCGGCACATTGCAGATTTTCTGCAATAAGCCTATTGAAAAAGACAAAAATTTTGAAAATATTATCGCGTTTGACGAGGGTTACCACACCGCGGAAAACTGCGGATTTATACATCTTAACGAACACGGCGCGCCGGTGATTGACAATATTTCGGACAACACACTTATATACATTCCGAACGGCGCGGTTGTGTGCGCGTCGATTGTATTGACGGGAGCGAAAAACGTTAAAATTTGCGGAAACGGAATAATAAGTCTTGTTGAAAGGTGCGACGGCGCAGAGAATAACTTTGACGGCGAATTTTTCTACGGCGGACGCCGTAAATGCGCACTTTCGAACATTTTTGTAAAAAGCGGTTGTGAGAACATCGAAATTTCAGGTGTGACATTAAACTGCGAATTCCGCGGAATTGTTTTGCGTAATACGAAAAATGTCAAAATCGACCGCGTGAAAATATTCACCAGCTGTGTAAATTCCGACGCAATAAACACCGTAAATATCGCGGACGTCAGCATAAAAAACAGCTATATCCGATGCGGTGATGACTGCTTTGCGGTGTTCACCTCGCAGGACGATATTGATTTTCTTGCCGACGCGGATTACAAAAATCCGTCAAAAAGGAGTGAAAATATCGAGATTTCCGATTGTATAATGTCCACAAACTGCCGTGCGTTTATGATCGGCGGTCACGGTACGGGCGACGAAAATCCGCATAATATGATTAAAAATATCACCGCGCACAATATTGAAATTATCGAGGTTGCGAACAATCTTTTTGTTGACGATAAGGAACATTCGCGCTATTGGTCGGGAATTTTCAGAATTTTGTCGCAGTCGGGGCAGTATATTGAAAATATCAGTTTTGAAAATATCAATGTAAACTGGACGAAAGGCTATAACGGCAAAGCGTTCCACATTGAAATACGAAGTGACGAAACCGCGTCGTATACCGAGAAAAAAGGGTACAGAATTGAGAATGTGAAGTTTAATAATATCGCGTTTTTAAACTGTCCCGAAAATGTGCAGAAATCGCTTATATCAAGTGCGATAGATGATGACGAGAATGCGGAAATAGTTAATATTTCGTTTGAAAATGTGACGTATGATAACATAAGATAA
- a CDS encoding Fic family protein, whose protein sequence is MSNQIHKETLTQTYDQKPLKDHLEAVGHRDAFLYIEDIAKDTKISETVIKNIHSLVLMNRPEDKGVFRKNPVTIMGAYTEPVQPYMIEPKMTELLAENEKRKKKMHPIERIARFHLEFEGIHPFIDGNGKTGRLLLNLDLIQNGYPAINVKFADIKAYYAAFDEFYSRTYD, encoded by the coding sequence TTGTCAAATCAAATTCACAAAGAAACACTAACACAAACTTACGACCAGAAACCACTGAAAGACCACCTCGAAGCAGTTGGTCACAGAGACGCATTTTTGTATATCGAGGATATTGCAAAGGACACAAAAATCAGCGAGACAGTGATTAAAAACATTCACTCACTTGTGCTGATGAACAGACCGGAGGATAAAGGCGTGTTCCGCAAAAATCCCGTAACCATTATGGGTGCATATACCGAGCCTGTTCAGCCATATATGATTGAGCCGAAAATGACAGAGCTACTTGCCGAAAACGAAAAACGCAAAAAGAAAATGCACCCTATAGAAAGAATTGCACGGTTTCATCTTGAATTCGAGGGCATTCACCCCTTTATCGACGGTAACGGCAAAACGGGAAGATTGCTTTTGAACCTTGACCTTATCCAAAACGGCTATCCGGCAATCAATGTGAAATTTGCCGACATAAAAGCATATTACGCAGCATTTGATGAGTTTTATAGCCGAACCTATGATTGA
- a CDS encoding pyruvate formate lyase family protein, producing MIQFINQFSDDEKFTYDKRIALLRERKIRQTEEKAKNGGADEDDYGLIEQDEYKFKLKPNHPNGSIYGYKAWTENYCRLLSEHPIYCDPLDAFVGKGFLFLERQRPPQYKWNPDYPYDDLKKIFEKYSIISGIDNCHHFTPDVQIGLNLGWGGILAKLKEQRALHDSSHYEFYDSEIAVVESVIAFINRAAKIIEELAEKENNICLKENLKNMAKVNYKVASSAPETFREAVQWLCWFSMLSRTYNRGSAGGQLESMLDPFYEKDVKNGILTDDEAVFYLACMFLQDSRYFQLGGPDEDGNDMTTHLSYLALAAADKINIACNLTVRLHDKTNEDFFRKSVEYLFKNKQGWPRYSSDNALVNGFMKCGYTKKLARRRVAAGCHWMCIPGMEYTMNDTVKINLAKVFEVSYEQMMTSNGEKSTDELFKIFKEHLKIAVDATGNGIMHHLKYQTKSQPELILNLFQHGLIEKGVNITDGGACFYNMCVDGSGIAVAADSFSALEQRVEREKRISYDELYTHIKNNYEDEDGEYIRQLMYHSERYCGGNTLGDTWAVKISRLYTELVRDLCRQHVGINFIPGFFSWSNTILLGKAVGATPNGRKAKEPINHGANPNGGFRGDGAVSAMCNGIASIQPGYGNTAPVQLELDPQTANDKEGVDKMCSMIKSILSTGNTLLNINIIDKNKILEAHKNPFKYPDLVVRVTGFTAYFAMLSEEFRQLVVDRVTAVNGD from the coding sequence ATGATACAGTTTATAAATCAGTTTTCCGATGATGAAAAATTTACATATGACAAAAGAATAGCGCTTTTACGCGAAAGAAAAATAAGGCAAACGGAGGAAAAGGCGAAAAACGGCGGCGCGGACGAGGACGATTACGGACTAATCGAACAGGACGAATATAAGTTTAAGCTTAAACCCAATCACCCGAACGGCTCGATATACGGATATAAAGCGTGGACGGAAAACTACTGCCGTCTGCTTTCGGAACACCCGATATACTGCGACCCGTTGGACGCTTTTGTCGGAAAGGGATTTTTGTTTCTGGAGCGTCAAAGACCGCCCCAATATAAGTGGAATCCCGACTACCCGTATGATGATTTAAAGAAAATATTTGAAAAATATTCCATCATTTCGGGTATTGACAACTGCCACCATTTCACGCCCGATGTGCAGATTGGCTTAAACCTCGGCTGGGGCGGAATTTTGGCAAAATTAAAGGAACAAAGAGCGCTTCACGACAGTTCACACTATGAGTTTTACGACAGTGAAATTGCGGTTGTTGAGTCGGTAATTGCGTTTATAAACCGCGCGGCAAAAATAATAGAAGAGTTGGCGGAAAAGGAGAACAACATATGCCTTAAAGAAAATTTAAAGAATATGGCAAAGGTGAATTACAAGGTTGCGTCCTCTGCGCCCGAAACATTCCGCGAGGCGGTTCAGTGGCTATGCTGGTTCAGTATGCTTTCGCGCACGTATAACCGCGGAAGTGCCGGAGGTCAGCTTGAGTCTATGCTTGATCCGTTTTACGAAAAAGACGTTAAAAACGGCATTTTAACTGATGATGAGGCAGTGTTTTATCTTGCGTGTATGTTTTTGCAGGACAGCAGATATTTTCAGCTCGGCGGTCCCGACGAGGACGGAAACGATATGACAACGCACCTTTCTTATCTTGCGCTTGCGGCGGCGGACAAGATAAATATTGCGTGCAACCTAACGGTGCGTCTGCACGACAAAACCAACGAGGATTTTTTCAGAAAATCGGTTGAATACCTCTTTAAAAACAAGCAGGGCTGGCCGAGATATTCTTCGGACAACGCGCTTGTAAACGGATTTATGAAGTGCGGATATACAAAAAAACTTGCGCGCAGACGCGTTGCGGCAGGGTGTCACTGGATGTGCATACCTGGTATGGAATATACTATGAACGACACCGTTAAGATAAACCTTGCAAAGGTGTTTGAGGTGTCATATGAGCAGATGATGACGTCAAACGGCGAAAAAAGCACAGACGAGCTTTTCAAAATATTCAAAGAACATCTTAAAATTGCCGTGGACGCAACGGGAAACGGCATAATGCACCATTTGAAATATCAGACAAAGTCACAGCCCGAACTTATTTTGAATTTGTTCCAGCACGGACTTATCGAAAAAGGTGTAAACATCACCGACGGCGGTGCGTGTTTTTACAATATGTGCGTTGACGGAAGCGGAATTGCGGTTGCGGCAGACAGTTTTTCGGCGCTGGAGCAGAGAGTTGAGCGCGAAAAACGCATAAGCTATGATGAACTTTATACGCATATCAAAAACAATTATGAAGATGAAGACGGCGAATATATACGTCAGCTAATGTATCACAGTGAGCGCTACTGCGGAGGAAACACTCTCGGCGATACGTGGGCGGTAAAAATAAGCAGGCTTTATACCGAGCTTGTCCGCGATTTGTGCCGTCAGCACGTGGGAATAAACTTTATACCCGGCTTTTTCTCGTGGTCGAACACCATTCTTTTGGGAAAAGCGGTAGGCGCAACGCCGAACGGCAGAAAGGCAAAGGAACCGATAAATCACGGCGCAAACCCCAACGGCGGTTTCCGCGGCGACGGTGCGGTGTCGGCTATGTGCAACGGCATTGCCTCAATTCAGCCGGGATACGGCAACACGGCGCCCGTTCAGCTTGAACTCGATCCGCAGACTGCAAACGATAAAGAGGGCGTTGACAAAATGTGCAGTATGATAAAGAGCATTCTGTCAACGGGAAATACGCTTTTGAATATAAACATCATAGACAAAAATAAAATTCTCGAGGCGCACAAGAATCCGTTTAAATACCCCGATTTGGTGGTCAGAGTAACTGGATTTACGGCATATTTTGCAATGCTTTCGGAGGAATTCCGTCAGCTTGTTGTAGACAGAGTTACCGCCGTAAACGGAGATTAA